One window from the genome of Vibrio vulnificus NBRC 15645 = ATCC 27562 encodes:
- the sfsA gene encoding DNA/RNA nuclease SfsA, protein MHFEPALDCALLQKRYKRFLADVTYQSGETGTIHCANTGAMTGCATPGDKVWYSTSDNPKRKYPHSWEITETQQGHLICVNTLRANQLAVEAIEQGWIKELSGYEQLQTEVKYGHENSRIDILLSASDRPACYIEVKSVTLLDDTEPGQGFFPDAVTTRGQKHLRELTEMAQNGSRAILLFAVLHSGIEKVAAALHIDAKYSQLLKQAQKAGVEVLCYKAEISNTEIKLNSAIAFNNS, encoded by the coding sequence ATGCATTTCGAACCCGCGCTAGATTGCGCTCTATTACAAAAACGCTATAAACGCTTTCTCGCCGATGTGACCTATCAAAGCGGCGAGACAGGCACGATTCATTGTGCCAATACTGGTGCCATGACTGGTTGCGCAACCCCTGGTGATAAAGTGTGGTATTCCACTTCTGACAACCCCAAACGAAAATACCCCCACAGTTGGGAAATCACAGAAACGCAGCAGGGTCACCTTATCTGTGTCAATACCCTTCGCGCTAACCAGCTCGCAGTGGAAGCGATTGAACAAGGCTGGATTAAAGAGCTCTCAGGGTATGAGCAACTTCAAACTGAAGTGAAATATGGTCATGAAAATAGTCGAATTGATATCTTGCTCAGCGCAAGCGACCGACCAGCATGCTATATAGAAGTAAAGAGTGTCACCTTGCTAGATGACACCGAGCCTGGACAAGGCTTCTTTCCTGATGCAGTGACCACCCGTGGACAAAAACACCTGCGAGAGCTCACAGAAATGGCACAAAATGGAAGTAGAGCCATACTTTTATTTGCTGTTTTACATTCAGGTATTGAAAAAGTTGCTGCGGCGCTCCATATAGACGCCAAATATTCCCAATTACTAAAACAAGCACAAAAAGCCGGAGTTGAAGTCCTCTGCTATAAAGCAGAGATCAGCAATACTGAAATCAAACTCAATTCTGCTATTGCGTTTAACAATAGCTAG
- the hrpB gene encoding ATP-dependent helicase HrpB, which translates to MSQLPIHAVMPQLLQAVSQHSQVILKAAPGAGKSTYFPLQLLLSNEFSGKIVMLEPRRLAARNIARYLAQQLGEKVGERVGYRVRGESKVSHATKLEIVTEGIMTRMIQSDPELNGVDVLIFDEFHERSLHADIALALALEVQEALRDDLKLVVMSATLEQHALQSLMPQASFIESQGRSYLVEQRYQPLKTNDFLPNVMAKTIEHLLATESGSLLAFLPGVAAIKQVAERLEHLSEQVVVCPLYGQLSFAEQQKAIEPAKAGERKVVLATNIAETSLTIEGIRLVVDSGLERVAKFDLKTGITKLEQVRIAQSSAIQRAGRAGRVEEGICVRLYSESQYQQMASVPLPEIMQADLAPLMMELAQWGVSEPEQVKLLDIPSSAAVRQAKQLLQQLGLISGHQLTSEGQLAQRLGVEPRIAAMLIGAQQRDETLFASALAVAVMLEEPERNISNVCHSLHRWQQSKHSKTALLTQRANALANKLNGTFSLKRVTESACAIAASLAFPDRIAQKRGQQFGRYLMANGHGAELREDDPLGGEEYLVVLDLMRGQKNASQIQLAIPLDLSALQQSNPSCLVSHEHIDWDESKGRLLAEKQRRIGELVVNRETLAQPGKEKMTQALLSYVRRKGLAVLDWGDKSQSLLERIRCAIEWLPEQAWPAMDEASLLSELEQWLEPYMAHVATVKDLAKINLCEALNARLGWPLNQQLDEWLPKHYTLPTGTQQMIRYQQGANPVLSVRMQEMFGEQSSPTLAQGRVKLTLELLSPARRPLQVTQDLAGFWAGAYKEVQKEMKGRYPKHVWPDDPATHQATNKTKRQLHS; encoded by the coding sequence TTGTCACAACTGCCTATCCACGCCGTGATGCCACAACTGCTTCAAGCGGTCTCGCAACATTCACAAGTCATACTCAAAGCCGCACCTGGTGCGGGTAAATCCACTTATTTCCCTTTGCAGTTGCTGCTGAGTAATGAATTCAGCGGAAAAATCGTGATGCTTGAGCCGCGACGCTTGGCGGCACGCAATATTGCTCGCTATTTGGCGCAGCAACTTGGCGAAAAAGTTGGTGAGAGAGTGGGGTATCGCGTTCGTGGCGAAAGCAAGGTTAGCCACGCGACCAAGCTGGAGATCGTTACCGAGGGGATCATGACGCGCATGATCCAAAGCGATCCAGAGCTGAATGGGGTTGATGTACTGATCTTTGATGAATTTCACGAGCGTAGTTTGCATGCTGATATTGCCTTGGCGCTTGCTCTTGAAGTGCAAGAAGCGCTGCGTGACGATCTGAAATTAGTGGTGATGTCGGCCACACTTGAGCAGCATGCTTTGCAATCTCTCATGCCTCAGGCCAGTTTTATAGAATCTCAAGGTCGCAGTTATTTGGTTGAGCAGCGCTATCAGCCGTTAAAAACGAACGACTTTTTACCCAATGTGATGGCGAAAACCATTGAGCATCTACTGGCAACGGAATCGGGCTCTTTGCTGGCGTTTCTACCAGGAGTGGCAGCGATCAAACAAGTGGCAGAGCGTTTAGAGCATCTCAGTGAGCAAGTGGTGGTCTGCCCGTTGTACGGTCAGCTCTCTTTTGCTGAGCAGCAAAAGGCGATTGAGCCCGCCAAAGCCGGTGAGCGAAAGGTGGTGCTGGCGACCAACATTGCCGAAACATCGTTAACCATCGAAGGGATCCGCTTGGTCGTCGATAGCGGTTTAGAGCGGGTGGCAAAGTTTGATTTGAAAACGGGGATCACCAAGTTAGAGCAAGTGCGTATTGCGCAATCGTCAGCCATTCAGCGCGCGGGGCGTGCGGGTCGAGTGGAAGAGGGGATTTGTGTACGTTTGTACTCTGAAAGCCAGTACCAGCAAATGGCGAGTGTGCCCCTTCCAGAGATCATGCAAGCCGATCTTGCTCCGCTGATGATGGAGCTGGCGCAATGGGGGGTAAGTGAACCAGAACAAGTGAAGTTATTGGATATCCCCTCTTCGGCAGCGGTGCGTCAGGCCAAACAACTGTTGCAGCAATTGGGATTAATCTCTGGGCACCAATTGACGAGTGAAGGACAGCTGGCGCAGCGGCTTGGTGTTGAGCCGCGTATTGCCGCCATGTTGATCGGTGCTCAGCAACGCGACGAGACGCTTTTCGCCTCAGCCTTGGCAGTCGCGGTGATGTTGGAAGAGCCTGAGCGTAACATCAGCAACGTTTGTCACAGCTTACATCGTTGGCAGCAAAGTAAGCACAGCAAGACGGCGCTACTCACTCAGCGTGCTAATGCTCTGGCGAATAAACTCAATGGCACTTTCTCTTTAAAACGGGTGACCGAATCGGCCTGTGCCATTGCCGCTAGCTTGGCATTTCCCGATCGCATTGCTCAAAAACGAGGCCAACAGTTTGGCCGATATTTGATGGCAAATGGTCACGGAGCAGAACTGCGTGAGGATGATCCTTTGGGCGGAGAAGAGTACCTTGTGGTGCTCGATCTGATGCGTGGCCAAAAAAATGCCAGCCAGATCCAATTGGCTATCCCGCTAGACCTATCGGCTTTGCAACAAAGCAATCCAAGTTGCCTCGTTAGCCACGAGCACATTGATTGGGATGAAAGCAAAGGGCGTTTACTGGCGGAAAAGCAGCGAAGAATCGGAGAGCTGGTGGTGAACAGAGAAACACTTGCTCAACCCGGAAAAGAAAAAATGACGCAAGCTTTACTCTCCTATGTCCGAAGAAAAGGGCTAGCGGTATTAGACTGGGGCGATAAATCCCAATCGCTACTCGAGCGTATTCGTTGTGCCATTGAGTGGTTGCCGGAACAGGCTTGGCCTGCGATGGATGAGGCCAGCTTGCTCAGCGAGTTAGAGCAATGGTTGGAACCGTATATGGCACATGTCGCAACGGTGAAAGATCTGGCTAAAATCAACCTCTGCGAAGCATTGAATGCTCGCCTTGGTTGGCCGTTGAATCAGCAATTGGATGAGTGGTTGCCTAAGCACTACACCTTACCAACCGGCACCCAGCAAATGATTCGCTATCAACAAGGTGCTAACCCAGTGCTTTCGGTACGCATGCAAGAGATGTTTGGTGAGCAAAGCTCGCCAACGCTGGCGCAAGGACGTGTAAAGCTCACCTTAGAGCTGCTTTCCCCTGCGCGTCGTCCTTTGCAAGTGACGCAAGACCTGGCCGGTTTTTGGGCTGGCGCTTATAAAGAAGTGCAAAAAGAGATGAAAGGTCGTTACCCTAAGCATGTTTGGCCTGACGATCCTGCCACTCACCAAGCAACCAATAAAACCAAAAGACAGTTACACTCATGA
- the folK gene encoding 2-amino-4-hydroxy-6-hydroxymethyldihydropteridine diphosphokinase: MITAYIAIGSNLADPVSQAKSAIEALKTLPKSRLLVASQLYSSSPMGPQDQPDYINAVAAIETELTPLELLDCTQAIELEQGRVRKEERWGPRTLDLDIILYGDEVIDSERLTVPHYGMKEREFVLYPLAEIAPNLTLPDGTELSQLLTIVDKNGLGIWHS; encoded by the coding sequence ATGATCACTGCCTATATTGCCATTGGCAGTAATCTTGCCGATCCTGTTAGCCAAGCCAAAAGCGCCATTGAAGCACTAAAAACGCTGCCAAAATCGCGCCTACTTGTCGCTTCACAGCTCTACAGCAGCTCCCCGATGGGCCCGCAAGATCAACCAGACTACATCAATGCGGTCGCTGCCATAGAAACCGAATTAACGCCGTTGGAACTGCTCGATTGCACTCAAGCCATTGAACTGGAACAAGGGCGTGTCCGTAAAGAAGAACGTTGGGGCCCAAGAACCCTCGATTTAGATATTATTCTTTACGGCGATGAGGTGATCGACTCCGAGCGATTGACCGTTCCTCACTACGGAATGAAGGAGCGCGAATTCGTGCTCTACCCGCTCGCTGAAATCGCACCAAATTTAACCCTCCCTGATGGGACCGAGCTATCTCAACTTCTCACAATAGTGGATAAGAATGGCCTCGGCATTTGGCATTCATAG
- the dksA gene encoding RNA polymerase-binding protein DksA, with protein MPESKKKTLGILAIAGVEPYQEKAGEEYMSPGQVAHFRKILEAWRNQLREEVDRTVHHMQDEAANFPDPVDRASQEEEFSLELRNRDRERRLIKKIEKTLDKIKDDDFGFCESCGVEIGIRRLEARPTADLCIDCKTLAEIKEKQMQG; from the coding sequence ATGCCAGAATCGAAGAAAAAAACGCTAGGCATCCTAGCCATTGCAGGTGTGGAGCCATATCAGGAAAAAGCCGGTGAAGAATACATGTCACCAGGCCAAGTGGCTCACTTTAGAAAGATTTTAGAAGCTTGGCGCAATCAGCTTAGGGAAGAAGTTGACCGTACTGTTCACCATATGCAGGACGAAGCGGCGAATTTTCCTGACCCAGTTGACCGTGCCTCTCAAGAAGAAGAATTCAGCCTAGAACTGCGTAACCGTGACCGCGAACGCCGCCTGATCAAGAAAATTGAGAAGACGCTGGATAAAATCAAAGATGATGATTTCGGTTTCTGTGAATCTTGTGGTGTGGAAATCGGCATTCGTCGTTTAGAAGCGCGCCCAACTGCCGATCTTTGTATCGACTGTAAAACGCTTGCAGAGATCAAAGAGAAGCAAATGCAAGGTTAA
- the panB gene encoding 3-methyl-2-oxobutanoate hydroxymethyltransferase produces MKKITINDLIKWKQEGRKFATSTAYDASFAQLFESQEMPVLLVGDSLGMVLQGKNDTLPVTVEDIAYHTRCVRAGSPNCLLMADMPFMSYATPEQACENAAQLMRAGANMVKIEGGDWLVDTVKMLTERAVPVCAHLGLTPQSVNIFGGYKVQGRDQEKADRMVKDALALQAAGAQIVLLECVPAELAARITQVLDVPVIGIGAGNVTDGQILVMHDMFGISANYMPKFSKNFLAETGDMRKAVALYMEQVQAGTFPDEAHTIA; encoded by the coding sequence ATGAAAAAAATCACCATTAATGACCTGATTAAGTGGAAGCAGGAAGGTCGTAAATTTGCGACTTCAACAGCATACGATGCAAGTTTTGCGCAACTTTTTGAGAGCCAAGAAATGCCAGTATTACTGGTCGGCGACTCTCTTGGTATGGTGTTGCAAGGCAAAAATGACACGCTTCCAGTGACTGTTGAAGACATTGCTTACCACACACGCTGTGTTCGTGCGGGTAGCCCAAACTGTCTATTGATGGCGGATATGCCATTTATGAGTTACGCCACACCAGAGCAAGCCTGTGAAAACGCGGCGCAATTAATGCGAGCGGGCGCCAACATGGTCAAAATCGAAGGTGGCGATTGGTTGGTTGATACGGTAAAAATGCTTACAGAGCGTGCGGTTCCAGTGTGTGCCCACCTCGGTTTAACACCACAATCCGTTAATATTTTTGGTGGTTACAAAGTGCAAGGCCGCGATCAGGAAAAAGCCGATCGCATGGTCAAAGATGCACTAGCGTTGCAAGCGGCAGGTGCACAAATCGTCCTACTTGAGTGTGTACCAGCTGAGCTAGCAGCGCGAATTACTCAAGTACTGGATGTACCTGTGATTGGTATTGGCGCTGGAAATGTCACTGATGGCCAAATCCTCGTGATGCACGATATGTTTGGTATTTCAGCCAATTACATGCCAAAATTCTCGAAAAATTTCCTGGCAGAAACAGGAGATATGCGCAAAGCCGTGGCGCTGTACATGGAACAAGTACAAGCAGGCACCTTCCCTGATGAAGCGCACACCATTGCTTAG
- the pcnB gene encoding polynucleotide adenylyltransferase PcnB, which translates to MHMNKNEYTTCDSTTCPELALNVITRQEHNISRKQISDHALKVLYRLHGAGFDAYLVGGGVRDLLLGQSPKDFDIATNATPEQLKQLFRNCRLIGRRFRLAHIMFGREIIEVATFRGHHQDANSQISQQSKEGMLLRDNVYGTIDEDAERRDFTINAMYYNIADYSIHDYAGGVEDLEDRLVRLIGDPETRYREDPVRMLRAIRFAAKLDFDIEEDTAAPIEEMAYLLRDIPAARLYEESLKLLQSGHGLETYHLMREYNLFQQMFPAISAYFTEDYSSKTERMLDLVLDSTDIRVEEGKRINPAYMFAAMLWYPLLELADKLMDSHNLCHYDAVMEASNLILDEQVRSIAIPRRHTATIREIWQLQLRLPRRNGKRAFRLMELNKFRAGFDFLEMRGEVEGGETAKLANWWNTFQNAGREMRLAMVNDLEGPAGGSKTGRKRRSFNKKKSRSQS; encoded by the coding sequence ATGCACATGAATAAAAACGAATATACAACATGCGATTCCACCACGTGTCCGGAACTCGCTTTAAATGTCATTACTCGTCAAGAGCACAATATTTCGCGCAAGCAGATTAGCGACCATGCGCTAAAAGTACTGTACCGACTTCATGGCGCCGGCTTCGACGCTTATCTTGTTGGCGGTGGCGTACGTGATTTACTGCTGGGACAAAGCCCAAAAGATTTTGATATTGCAACCAACGCGACACCTGAGCAGCTAAAGCAGTTATTCCGTAACTGCCGCCTGATTGGTCGCCGCTTTAGACTGGCGCATATCATGTTTGGTCGCGAAATCATTGAAGTGGCCACGTTTCGTGGACACCACCAAGATGCCAATTCGCAGATCTCCCAGCAGTCAAAAGAAGGCATGCTGTTGCGTGATAACGTGTATGGCACCATTGATGAAGATGCTGAGCGACGTGACTTCACCATCAATGCGATGTATTACAACATTGCCGATTACTCAATACACGATTACGCAGGTGGTGTTGAAGACCTTGAAGATCGCTTAGTACGCTTAATTGGCGACCCAGAAACTCGCTATCGTGAAGATCCTGTACGTATGCTTCGCGCGATTCGATTTGCCGCCAAGCTCGACTTCGATATCGAAGAAGACACGGCAGCACCGATCGAAGAGATGGCGTATTTGTTAAGAGACATCCCTGCCGCGCGTTTATATGAAGAATCGCTCAAGCTACTGCAATCGGGCCATGGCTTGGAAACGTATCACCTCATGCGTGAATACAATCTATTCCAACAAATGTTCCCAGCGATCTCAGCTTATTTCACCGAGGATTACTCTTCCAAAACTGAGCGGATGTTGGACCTAGTCTTAGACTCCACCGACATTCGTGTCGAAGAAGGCAAGCGCATTAATCCCGCTTACATGTTTGCAGCTATGCTGTGGTATCCACTGCTTGAGCTGGCGGACAAATTGATGGATAGCCACAATTTGTGTCACTACGACGCCGTCATGGAAGCGAGCAACCTGATCCTTGATGAGCAGGTGCGTTCGATTGCTATTCCGCGCCGCCACACCGCAACCATTCGTGAAATTTGGCAACTGCAACTGCGTCTACCTCGTCGCAACGGTAAACGTGCATTCCGCTTAATGGAACTCAACAAATTCCGTGCGGGTTTCGATTTCCTCGAAATGCGTGGTGAAGTGGAAGGTGGAGAGACAGCCAAACTCGCTAACTGGTGGAACACCTTCCAAAACGCAGGACGTGAAATGCGTCTCGCGATGGTGAACGATCTAGAAGGCCCTGCAGGTGGTTCAAAAACTGGCCGTAAGCGTCGCTCCTTTAATAAGAAAAAGAGCAGAAGCCAATCATGA
- the gluQRS gene encoding tRNA glutamyl-Q(34) synthetase GluQRS: protein MSYIGRFAPSPSGPLHFGSLIAALGSYFQAKSQHGQWLVRIEDLDPPREMPGAADLILKTLETYHLFWDGEVVYQSQRHHLYQAQIDQWLQSGQAYYCQCSRKQIKEMGGYYNGHCQELHLDEGAIRLKMTQPITHFDDLRHGQMQIPLELAQEDFIIKRRDGLFAYNLAVVLDDIDQGVTEVVRGADLIEPTGRQISLYRMLGQVPVRYLHLPLAMDKNGNKLSKQNHATGIDLTHPASMILEAMAFLGFAIPKELHQANLDEILRWGVQNWHLNQLPESLEITARFSNGTA, encoded by the coding sequence ATGAGCTACATCGGTCGTTTTGCCCCTTCCCCATCAGGCCCATTGCATTTTGGCTCTTTGATTGCCGCTTTAGGCAGCTACTTTCAAGCCAAATCTCAGCATGGTCAGTGGTTAGTGCGTATTGAAGATCTCGATCCGCCTCGAGAAATGCCGGGGGCGGCGGATTTGATTTTAAAAACGCTCGAAACTTATCACTTATTTTGGGATGGCGAAGTGGTTTACCAAAGCCAGCGTCATCACCTCTATCAAGCGCAAATTGATCAATGGCTGCAAAGCGGTCAAGCCTATTACTGCCAGTGCAGTCGCAAGCAGATCAAAGAAATGGGTGGCTATTACAACGGCCATTGCCAAGAGTTGCATTTGGATGAAGGGGCTATTCGTCTCAAAATGACGCAGCCCATCACTCATTTTGACGATCTTCGTCATGGGCAGATGCAGATTCCTCTTGAACTCGCGCAAGAAGATTTCATCATCAAACGCCGTGATGGTTTGTTTGCCTATAATCTTGCAGTGGTATTGGACGATATCGATCAGGGTGTGACTGAAGTGGTGCGTGGCGCTGATTTGATCGAACCAACCGGTCGTCAAATCAGCTTGTACCGCATGCTCGGTCAAGTTCCTGTCCGATATTTGCACTTGCCACTGGCAATGGATAAAAATGGCAACAAGCTCTCCAAACAAAATCATGCCACTGGCATTGATTTGACACATCCAGCCTCTATGATTCTTGAAGCGATGGCTTTTTTAGGTTTTGCCATTCCCAAAGAACTTCATCAGGCCAATTTGGATGAAATTCTGCGTTGGGGTGTACAAAATTGGCACCTAAATCAGTTGCCCGAGTCGCTAGAAATCACGGCGCGATTCTCAAATGGCACGGCGTGA
- the panC gene encoding pantoate--beta-alanine ligase has translation MQTFAEISALREQIKTFKREGRRIAFVPTMGNLHEGHLTLVRKAREHADIVVVSIFVNPMQFDRADDLNNYPRTLEDDLSKLNGEAVELVFTPTPEMIYPEGLDKQTLVEVPGLSTMLEGASRPGHFRGVATVVTKLFNIVQPDVACFGEKDFQQLAIIRKMTTDLAMDIEIIGVSTVREMDGLAMSSRNGLLTIDERQRAPVLARTMRWISSAIRGGRDDFASIIEDASDQLRAAGLHPDEIFIRDARTLQAVNAESTQAVILMSAFLGKARLIDNQVVELVKDSKEEIDSTESESENSH, from the coding sequence ATGCAAACCTTTGCCGAAATTTCAGCCCTTCGTGAACAGATCAAAACGTTCAAACGCGAAGGACGTCGAATTGCTTTTGTTCCAACCATGGGCAATTTACATGAAGGCCACTTGACGCTAGTGCGTAAAGCTCGTGAGCACGCCGATATCGTGGTTGTCAGTATTTTTGTTAACCCAATGCAGTTTGATCGCGCTGACGATTTAAATAATTATCCAAGAACGTTGGAAGATGATCTCAGCAAACTCAACGGTGAAGCAGTTGAACTGGTCTTTACGCCAACGCCAGAAATGATCTATCCAGAAGGCTTGGATAAGCAGACTCTCGTTGAAGTCCCTGGCTTATCAACCATGCTGGAGGGGGCATCGCGTCCAGGCCATTTCCGCGGTGTCGCGACAGTGGTGACCAAGCTGTTTAACATTGTTCAGCCAGATGTGGCTTGCTTTGGTGAAAAAGATTTCCAACAGCTCGCTATCATTCGCAAAATGACCACCGATTTAGCAATGGACATTGAGATTATTGGTGTGTCTACCGTGCGTGAGATGGATGGCCTTGCCATGAGTTCTCGCAATGGCTTGTTGACCATTGATGAGCGCCAACGTGCGCCCGTCTTGGCTCGCACCATGCGTTGGATCAGCAGCGCTATCCGTGGTGGCCGTGATGACTTTGCTTCTATCATTGAAGACGCCAGCGATCAATTGCGCGCCGCAGGCTTACACCCGGATGAAATTTTCATTCGTGATGCACGCACTCTACAAGCGGTCAATGCGGAGAGCACGCAAGCCGTTATTCTGATGTCCGCTTTCTTGGGCAAAGCTCGCCTGATCGACAATCAAGTTGTGGAATTAGTGAAAGACAGCAAAGAAGAAATCGACAGCACCGAATCAGAAAGTGAAAACAGTCACTGA